From candidate division TA06 bacterium:
CGCTCCCGGACTCATAGCAGAAGATGGCTTTGTGTTCTGCTCCATGGTACTGGAAGATACGCCTTATGTCAGGAATGAATTGAATTAGAGACACATAGCCCAAGAAGAAAGCGACCCTGATGAGCCCGGCAACCAGATTGAACAGTACCTGGTTCTCCTGCCCAACCACAACCCCGCTCAGCAGCAGCGGCAGATAGAAAAAGAAACCAACGCCGAGTGCGAGTGCAATTACTAACGTGAACGCAACCGCAGCCTCCGCCCCCTTCTTTCCTTTCGCACCTTGGCCTTTGTCTTTTGTACTCTGTACTTTGTCCTCTGTACTCTGTACTTCGGTTTCGGCAGCCTGTTGCGCCGACCAATTCAACGCCTGAATCCCCAGAATCAGCATCTCTACGAGTGTCACTGCGCCCCTTACTATGGGTATGCCCAGCGCTTTTCTTCGCTCTGTACGAGAGATGTACGGGAAGCTCCTTGTCGCAATCGAACCGTTCTCGCATCTCACGCATATAGCAATGCCGCCGGGGGCCCTCATCATTACACCTTCAATGACCGCCTGACCACCGACGTGCTTTGATGTTTTTGAAGGTGGCTTCGCCATCCCAATAACTATACAGCCCGAATTCTGCTATTGTCAAGACTTATAAGCTCCACGCCTCAAATGACAGAGGCCCCTCTGTCATTCTAGAGGGCATGGGGACAGCCCCCCAATTTTACAATTATGACTAAGCCACCTTAAGTCACTTAATCCCAGAAGATTATCAGACGGGTCCAGCACCGCCCTTCA
This genomic window contains:
- a CDS encoding DUF1385 domain-containing protein: MAKPPSKTSKHVGGQAVIEGVMMRAPGGIAICVRCENGSIATRSFPYISRTERRKALGIPIVRGAVTLVEMLILGIQALNWSAQQAAETEVQSTEDKVQSTKDKGQGAKGKKGAEAAVAFTLVIALALGVGFFFYLPLLLSGVVVGQENQVLFNLVAGLIRVAFFLGYVSLIQFIPDIRRIFQYHGAEHKAIFCYESGSELSIDKAATYSARHPRCGTSFLLIVFVFAIIVFGAADSLLFGLWGVTPSRLLRLLYHLALLPVVAGVSYELMKFSSRRIENRVIRLLLSPGLALQKITTREPESSQLEVGIASLKEALRFKAKEKDGT